One window of the Peptostreptococcaceae bacterium genome contains the following:
- a CDS encoding DUF2344 domain-containing protein: MYRIRARYEKKGRVKYLGHLEIIKVFERAFRRSGVPLKYTEGFNPHPKMSFALPSSVGFSSTGEYMDVEVTEIVEMHKFIIAMNETLPEGLRIIAGGYVEPKAKSLMSKVDYSEFQIDFSIQKELVGRLEKLLSLESILAIKQTKSGKIVENNLKDDIHGFEIIKGEGNAITLKVLLSAGSRGNLNPIFLLKGLGEKLGEEINSNEANVLRIDIFASTDDGPLSFEKTISEVAMQ; the protein is encoded by the coding sequence ATGTATAGAATAAGAGCGAGATATGAAAAAAAAGGCAGGGTCAAATACCTGGGGCATCTTGAGATAATCAAGGTTTTTGAACGTGCATTCAGAAGAAGTGGGGTTCCGCTTAAATATACTGAGGGATTCAATCCCCATCCTAAAATGAGCTTTGCGCTGCCTTCATCGGTTGGTTTTTCAAGCACCGGGGAATATATGGATGTTGAAGTGACGGAAATCGTTGAAATGCACAAATTCATTATCGCCATGAATGAAACGCTTCCGGAAGGGCTTAGGATTATTGCCGGCGGGTATGTGGAGCCAAAGGCAAAATCACTTATGAGCAAAGTGGACTATTCCGAATTTCAAATTGATTTTTCAATTCAAAAGGAGCTGGTCGGCAGGCTTGAAAAGCTCCTAAGCTTGGAATCCATATTAGCAATAAAACAAACCAAGTCTGGAAAAATAGTTGAAAACAATCTGAAAGACGATATACACGGATTTGAAATAATAAAAGGCGAAGGCAATGCAATCACTTTAAAGGTACTTCTTAGTGCGGGAAGCCGAGGCAATCTTAATCCCATTTTCCTTTTGAAGGGGTTGGGGGAGAAGCTTGGCGAAGAAATTAATTCAAATGAGGCTAATGTTTTGAGGATTGATATTTTTGCAAGTACAGATGATGGGCCGCTATCTTTTGAGAAGACAATTTCTGAGGTGGCTATGCAGTGA